A single genomic interval of Lathyrus oleraceus cultivar Zhongwan6 chromosome 7, CAAS_Psat_ZW6_1.0, whole genome shotgun sequence harbors:
- the LOC127101265 gene encoding pentatricopeptide repeat-containing protein At4g20740: MPPQTPTTPNKFYFFYGHRKPSQNRPTVRGGLFSNRQTLAPPKPKSNKLTHHFEIQKWDPHFLSQSNSPSPDTSFSASIRLSPIARFIIDSFRKNDYKWGPTVVTELNKLRRVTPTLVAEVLKVQTNPTLAFNFFHWVEKQKGYHHNFASFNAFAYFLNRANHFRAADNLPELMDAQGKPPSEKQFEILIRMHSDAGRGLRVYHVYDKMRNKFGVKPRVFLYNRIMDALVKTGHLDLALSVYSDFREDGLVEETVTFMILIKGLCNAGKIDEMLEVLGRMRNKLCKPDVFAYTALVRIMVPAGNLDGCLRVWEEMKRDRVEPDVMAYSTIIGGLAKGGRVLEGYELLKEMKSKGHLIDRAIYGSLVESFVGENKVGLAFDLLKDLVSSGYRADLGIYNNLIEGLCNMNKLEKAYMLFQVTIKEGLEPDFLSVKPLLLAYAEKKQMEEFLKLLEKMEKLGFSVIDNLSKFFSHLVEKLGPIMAMEVFTHLKERGYVSVEIYSLVMDSLYLSGEVEKALSLFDEIKSSDLKPDSSIYNIAILCFVDRGEIKEACLCHNKIIEMSCIPSVAAYCCLAKGLCEIGEIDEAMMLVRDCLGSVVSGPMEFKYCLTILHICKSNDAEKVISVLSEMMQQGCSLGNVVCSAIISGMCKYGTIEEARKVFSNLRDRKLLTESDTIVYDELLIDHMKKKTADLVISGLKFFGLESKLKSKGCKLLPD, from the coding sequence ATGCCTCCTCAAACACCTACAACACCAAACAAATTTTATTTCTTCTATGGCCACCGCAAACCCTCCCAAAACCGCCCCACGGTACGCGGCGGCCTTTTCTCCAATCGCCAAACTCTCGCTCCTCCCAAACCTAAATCCAACAAACTAACTCACCATTTCGAAATCCAAAAGTGGGACCCACACTTTCTCTCCCAATCAAACTCCCCATCCCCGGACACATCATTCTCCGCCTCCATCCGCCTCTCCCCGATCGCCAGATTCATCATCGACTCCTTCCGCAAAAACGATTACAAATGGGGCCCCACCGTCGTAACTGAACTCAACAAACTCCGCAGGGTTACTCCCACCCTAGTTGCCGAGGTGCTTAAAGTCCAAACTAACCCTACCCTCGCTTTCAACTTTTTTCACTGGGTAGAGAAACAGAAAGGTTATCATCATAATTTCGCCTCCTTCAACGCTTTCGCTTATTTCCTTAACCGTGCCAACCATTTCCGCGCCGCTGATAATCTCCCTGAGCTGATGGACGCTCAGGGAAAGCCTCCGTCTGAGAAGCAATTCGAGATCTTAATTCGAATGCATTCCGATGCTGGTAGAGGTCTTAGGGTTTATCATGTTTATGATAAGATGAGGAACAAGTTTGGTGTGAAACCTAGGGTGTTTTTGTATAATAGGATTATGGATGCTTTGGTTAAGACTGGGCATTTGGATTTGGCTTTGTCAGTTTATAGTGATTTTAGGGAGGATGGATTGGTTGAAGAGACTGTTACTTTTATGATTTTGATTAAGGGATTGTGTAATGCCGGGAAAATTGATGAGATGTTAGAGGTTTTGGGGAGGATGAGGAACAAATTGTGTAAACCGGATGTGTTTGCGTATACCGCATTGGTTCGGATTATGGTTCCAGCGGGGAATTTAGACGGTTGTTTGAGGGTTTGGGAGGAAATGAAGAGAGATAGAGTCGAGCCAGATGTCATGGCATACAGTACTATCATTGGTGGTTTGGCTAAAGGGGGAAGGGTTTTGGAAGGTTATGAGTTGCTTAAGGAGATGAAGAGTAAGGGTCATTTGATAGATAGAGCAATATATGGATCGTTGGTTGAGTCATTTGTGGGGGAGAATAAGGTCGGTTTGGCCTTTGATTTGTTGAAGGATTTGGTGAGCTCGGGATACCGGGCTGATTTGGGGATTTATAATAACCTTATTGAAGGTTTGTGCAATATGAATAAGCTTGAGAAGGCCTACATGCTTTTCCAAGTTACTATTAAGGAGGGTCTTGAGCCAGACTTCTTGTCTGTAAAACCGTTATTGTTGGCTTATGCCGAAAAGAAACAAATGGAAGAATTTCTTAAGTTGCTCGAGAAGATGGAGAAATTGGGATTTTCAGTTATTGATAATCTATCCAAATTCTTCTCCCATTTGGTTGAAAAGCTAGGACCGATAATGGCAATGGAGGTATTTACACACTTGAAAGAAAGAGGTTATGTCAGCGTTGAAATATACAGTCTTGTTATGGATTCTCTTTACTTGAGTGGTGAAGTGGAGAAAGCATTATCACTCTTTGATGAAATAAAGAGCTCAGACTTGAAGCCGGACTCATCTATATATAACATAGCAATTCTTTGCTTTGTTGATCGTGGCGAAATTAAGGAGGCATGTTTATGTCATAATAAGATCATTGAGATGTCTTGCATTCCTTCTGTGGCTGCTTATTGTTGCCTTGCTAAAGGACTTTGCGAAATTGGAGAGATTGATGAAGCTATGATGCTTGTTAGAGACTGCTTAGGCAGTGTTGTTAGTGGACCTATGGAATTTAAGTATTGTCTAACCATTCTTCACATTTGCAAGTCAAATGATGCAGAAAAGGTGATCAGTGTATTGAGTGAGATGATGCAACAGGGTTGCTCTTTAGGCAATGTTGTATGTTCTGCAATTATATCTGGCATGTGCAAGTATGGAACAATTGAAGAGGCCAGAAAGGTTTTCTCAAATTTGAGGGATCGTAAATTGTTGACCGAATCTGACACAATTGTGTACGATGAATTACTAATTGATCACATGAAGAAAAAGACAGCAGACTTGGTAATATCAGGATTGAAGTTCTTTGGTCTAGAATCTAAACTAAAGTCAAAGGGTTGTAAGCTGTTGCCAGATTGA